The following coding sequences are from one Actinomycetota bacterium window:
- a CDS encoding WhiB family transcriptional regulator — MDDVRFEWQKDGLCRGVEPEVFFPVSEEDAWRAKEICTICGVQESCLVYSLSNRERYGVWGGITEKERLDMFRRGAAQRVVAEALTEAG, encoded by the coding sequence GTGGATGATGTTCGCTTTGAGTGGCAAAAGGACGGTTTATGCCGTGGGGTTGAACCGGAAGTCTTCTTCCCGGTTTCGGAAGAGGACGCGTGGAGAGCCAAAGAGATTTGCACCATCTGCGGCGTCCAGGAGTCTTGCCTCGTCTACTCCCTGTCGAACCGCGAGCGCTACGGCGTTTGGGGCGGCATCACGGAGAAGGAGCGGCTCGACATGTTCCGTCGCGGGGCTGCGCAGCGGGTCGTCGCGGAAGCACTGACCGAAGCAGGTTAG